Within Alteribacter lacisalsi, the genomic segment CATAAAAACCTGCAGGCGATGAAGCCCATGCTAATCATCCCTGCCATCAGTGTACTGTCTATTTTCCTTTTGAACTTTTACTTTGTCGATCCTGTCTTCGGTGCTCTTAACCAGGCTATTACGGATCTTATTGAAGCTGCTCAGGGATCCGGGGTGCTGCTGCTTTCCAGTATCATCGCTGCAGCGACTGCCTTTGACCTTGGCGGACCGGTAAACAAAGCGGCAGGTGCCATTGCCATTGGCCTTGCTGCCGATCAGATTTTCCCGCTCACACCGCGGGTACTTGCGATTGTCATTCCACCGATCGGACTCGGCCTTGCAACACTTCTTGACCGCTACATCGTCGGCCGCCGTGTGTTTGACGCCAACTTGTATGTGGCAGGAAATACGTCCCTGCTTCTCGGCTTTATCGCCATCAGTGAAGGTGCGATTCCATTTATGCTGAGAAACCCGCTGATTACGATTCCAATCAATGTTCTCGGTGCCATTCTGGGAGCTTGTACCGCTGTGTTTCTCGGTGCCGTCCAGTGGTATCCACTCCCTGCCGTATGGGGCTGGCCGCTCGTGGAAAGCTTCTGGGCCTACTTTACCGGACTGGCTGTCGGGGCGCTCTTTATCGCCTTTGCCAACATCTTCATCCGGTACGGCCTCATGATCAGACAGGAGAAAAAAGCGAAAGCATCCTAGATAGAAATGAGTGCAAATCATTACTTTAACAGACACCTTTAGAATAAACCGTTCAGGAGGCATTTGGTTATGACAAGACAACAAACCGTATTCGTGGTCCCTCATTCCCACTGGGACCGCGAATGGTACTTTACTGTAGAAGATTCGAACGTCCTTCTTATTGAAAACATGGATCACCTGCTCAATGTTCTGGATGAAGATCCGGACTATCATGCTTACATGTTTGATGGGCAGGCATCCGTGATTGATGAATATATCGCCAAGCGTCCGGAGGAAAAAGAGCGCGTCGCCCGGCTCGTAAAAGATAAGCGTCTGTTTATCGGCCCATGGTACACTCAGGCCGATACCCTTCTTGTCCACAAGGAGTCTATCATCCGGAATCTACTGTACGGAAGCCGGATTGCCGAGAGCTACGGACATAATATGAACATCGGCTATCTGCCGGACATTTTCGGACAGAACGCCTACCTTCCGTCATTTTTCCGGGGCTTCGGCCTTGACTACAGCATCCTTCAGCGCGGGGTATACACCGATCAGCTGAAAGGAAGCATGAATTTTCACTGGACCTCACCGGACGGCCTGTCCGTCAAAACCAACAACATGTATTACGGATACGGACCAGGCAAATTTCTTTCCGACGATGCGTCATTTTTCCACGACCGGCTCGTGCCGATCCTTGAAAAGCTTGCCGACCTGAACGGCGGTACAGACAACATCCTCCTCCCTTCAGGAGGCGATCAGGTGCTTGTCCGGGAGCACTTCCCCGAGACTGTACGGAAGCTTAACGAAAAAGATCCGGATCGCCGATACGTGCTCAGCGACTATGAAACGTTTATGGAAAAGACGTGGGCAGACGGTACATTCGATAATGAAATCAAAGGCGAGCTCCTCGCTTCCCAGAAATCAAGAATTCACAATACGATCCGCTCCCAGCGGTACGATATCAAACAGCTTAATACGCTTGTTGAGAATAAAATTCTGAATGTACTGGAGCCTCTCTGCGTGATCGGCGAGTCTCTAGGTCTCCGCTATCCTCAGGCATGGCTCGATGAGATGTGGAAGGAACTCTTTGATGTCCATGCTCATGACTCCATCGGGGGATGCAACTCTGACGACACGAACAGCGATATCGTTCACCGTCTGGAAAAGACGGGCCGGATTGCCGACGGGCTTATTAACTTAAAGAAAAAGCAGATCAGTGAAGCGGTCAGCCGGGGTCTTGGAAAAGAAAATATCGCGACCGTCTATAACTTCCTGCCGAAGCCGTCTGAATCACCTGTCCGCCTTGCGATTTTCACAAAAGAAGAGACTTTCTCCCTTTCTGCAGCGGACGGGACTGCCCTGACAGCTGAAGTCACGAAACAGACGTATATCAGCGGCGGAACTAAGATTGTGGTCACGGCAGAGGGAGAAAAACAGGTGGAAGAACCGGGATATTACCGGAGTGAAGTGCTCGTATCGGGGCTTCATGTGCCCGCAATGGGCTATACAACGGTCATCGTAAATGAGTCTCTTAGTGCTCCTTCATCTGATGACAATCACCACGGCAGCACGATAGAAAACGGAACACTGCAGCTTTCGTTTAAAAACGGCAGTATATCCCTCTTGCATAAAGATACAAAAGCGGAGATTGAAAACCTGCTCAGTTTCGAAAACTGTGCCGATGACGGAGACAGCTATGACTTCTCCCCTCTTGAAGGAGACAGTCCCTATATGATCGAGCGAGCATCGCTGATCGGGACTTCCGGCGGCGATCTCGAACAGTCGATGACCATCAAGCACGAGCAGTACGTGCCCGCCTCTCTTGAGGAAAGAAAAAATGGCATGGAAACAGCCCTGCTGTCGATTCATACGATGTTTACGCTTCGTCATGGTGAATCCTTTGTAAGGGTTTCGCACACCATTGATAATCGGATCTGTGACCATCGGGTACGGGCCGTCATCGCAACTGACGCAGAAGGTGTGAGCCATAGTTTTGCTGATCATGCGTTCAGCCTTATCGAACGGCCGATCGAAAATCCTTATCTGGACGGCTGGAAAGAAAACGGCTTTGCCGAAGCTCCTGTGCCAATCTATCCCCTGGAAAACACTGCAGGCGTGAAAGATGCCGGCAGGACCGCCGCCGTCATAACGAAGGGCTTGAAGGAATATCAGGTTCTGCCTGAATCAGGGGCGATTGCCCTGACGCTTTTCAGAAGTGTAGGTCTTCTTGGAAAAGACAATCTTACCTGGCGTCCGGGCCGTGCATCAGGGATCAACAACAAGGTTGTCCGTACACCGGATGCCCAGATGCAGAAGACGATGACTTTTGACTATGCCATCGTTCTTGAGAAGCCGGACTGCTCCCCTGAATCAGTTTTCGACTTGAAGAACCAATATCTGGAGCGGTACGATTCTTACCAAAAGCAATCACTCAATACCTTTGAAGAGCGGCTGGAGCGTTTTGAGATTCCTTATCCGGTTCAGACACTGCCGTCAGACTACTCTCTTTTTGCCCTTAACGGCGATGGAGTGCAGATGAGTATGTGCAAACGATCCCACGACCAGGACGGTACTGTCATCCGCCTGTTCAACCCTTCCGGTTCAGAAAAAACAGCCACCTTTGAAGGGACGTTCAGCCGGATCACCTTCTGCAGCCTGAACGAAAAAGAAGAGAAACCTGCGGACCCGGAACAAATTCCGGTACCGGCAAGAGGATATGTCACGCTGAAACTGCAACAGTAACACAGAGAAACGAGTCTGGGACAGAAGAACAGTGTTAAGGTGAAAACCGGAACAAAACGCTATAGAGCGGATGAAATATACGCTGACTCTGCGGGAAGAAAAGCGCAGGTGAGATTCCGCAGGGCGAAGCCCGCGGAGGCTCAGCCGCTTCCCGCGGAAAGCAGCGTATATTTCAGGAGCGGTTATTTGCCCTGCACGCAATTTGTTCGGTTTTTCATCATGAGATACACTTCTGCCCCAGCCCCTTCTCTCTTTTTTCAAAACGTGCCACTTTGAATCTGATTGATTGCTCATTTATTAACAAGAGCGTTTGTGCTCAGAAAAGGATGATCACCGTGAATAAACAGCAGCTGCTTAAAAAAGCCCAGGAAAAACTCGAGTTCATCTACGGGGATGAGTATAAAGATTCGTATGCCAATGAGCTCGCCGCCCTCGTGGCAGCCTGGGAGAAAAAACAGTGGGAACAGCCCCGCCCCCTTTCCGAGCGTAATGTGTACATGATTACTTACGGGGACAGCATTTATGAAGAAGAAAAGCCAACCCTTGAAACCCTTCATAAATTCCTGAAAAACAAAATCGGCGATACGGTAACCGATGTACACCTGCTTCCGATGTTTCCCTACACGTCCGACGATGGCTTTTCTGTAACGGATTACCGTGAAATCAATCCGGAGCTCGGAAACTGGGGGCACATTGAATCCCTTTCAGAAGACTACCGTCTCATGTTCGACTTTGTGGCCAACCACATCTCCAAATCAAGCGAGTGGTTTCAGGGCTATCTGAATGACCACCCGAAGTACCGTCACTATTTCATCCCGAAGGACGACAGCTTTGATACGAGCCAGGTGGTCCGCCCCCGCACCTCACCCCTTTATCACGAATACGCGGGGAAAAACGGAGCGAAAACAGCCTGGACCACTTTCAGTGAAGACCAGGTGGACGTAAACGTGCGCCACTTCCCGGTCCTTCTCGACCTGACGGACATTCTCCTGGAGTACGCTAATAAGGGCGGGACCAGCATCCGTCTCGATGCGATCGGGTTTCTCTGGAAACGCTCCGGTACGACGAGCATTCACCTTCCGGAAACCCACGCCATTATTGAGCTGTGGCATCTGATTCTCGACTACTTCAAGGAAGGCACCCAGATCATTACCGAAACAAACGTGCCTCATAAGGAAAACATCAGCTACTTCGGCGACGGTGAAAACGAAGCCCATCAGGTGTACCAGTTTTCCCTGCCGCCGCTGGTGCTTTACACGCTCACTACCCATGACAGCACAAAGCTGACCGACTGGGCGAAAACGATTGAAAAAATCAGTGACGAAGCCACCTACTTCAACTTTCTTGCCAGTCACGACGGCATCGGCATGCGCCCGACTGAAGGCATTCTGACAGAGGACGAAAAGCAGCTTCTCGTAAATAAAGTTGAGGAAAACGGCGGCCGGGTGTCGTATAAGAGCAATCCTGACGGCACACAGTCTGTGTATGAACTGAACATCAACTATTCCGAAGCACTCGTGAACAAGAGCGAAAACGAAACGGATGAGGACGCAGTCCGGAAAATGCTGACGGCACACTCTGTACTCACGTCATTTATGGGCGTACCGGCCATTTACTACCACTCCCTGCTCGGGTCAAAGAATGACTATGAAGGTCTTGAATCCTCCGGGATCAACCGCCGGATTAACCGGCAGAAGCTCGAGTACAGCCGGATTGCAGACGAGCTTGAGACGAGCGAATACCGCCGTGCCATTTTTGCAGGCATGAAGGAACTCGTAAGCACCCGCCAGGCAGAGCCCGCTTTCTCACCCTATGCAGAGCAGACGGTCCTCGATCTCGGTTCCGCCGTTTTTGCCCTTGAACGCCATAACCGTGAAACGGGCGACACGGTTTTCGCCGTGGCCAACGTAACCAACGAAACCGCCACAGTCGAACTTCCTGCATCTGGCACAAATCTGTTTACCGGTGAAAAGACAGACCGCGAGATTACCCTGGCTCCCTACAGCTACGCCTGGGTGAAAAAATAACCGCTTGTCATTTTCTCTCTAAATGAGCGAAAAGGCGGCGACTCCTGTGGGAAATGCATCAACTGAAGACCCCGAAAAGGCGATTTTCCCCGAGGTTGAAGTGATGCCCTCGGAAAGCGTACGCCGGCAGTGAATTGGTCTAAGCAGTAAAGTAAAAGATATCTAATGCCTCAGAAGGATTTCCTTTTGAGGCGTTTGGTTTACTCTCGACAGGAGTGAAGCAGTATGAAAACAGTTCTCTCACCCATAGCCGCACAGCGGAATGTCGAAGAAACAGAAGCAGTGATCGGGAAAAACATCAATATGATGGATGCATACGGTCACATCATCACAGGAATGGTGATGGACTTTGTATGCCCTTGCTGCGCTCAATATTGAAAATACGATGGACGGCATTTGTTATAATAATGTATGCGTTTTGAGGCAACGTATAAGATTAGTAATCAATAAGCTTTAACGTTTAAACAAATAATGAAACGGACGTGAATACGATGAACATTTTCATTGCTCCGGACTCTTTTAAAGGTTCGATCTCCAGTACAGATGCTGCACGTATTATTGAAAACGCTGTTACAACATCCGGTAGAAATGTCGCAGCACGGACGTTTCCAATGGCGGACGGTGGTGAAGGCACAGTTGATGCAATTCTGCTCAGTACAGGCGGAAAACGAATCGTACGTGAGGTGCATGATCCCCTGGGCCGATTGATGAAAGCCGCTTTCGGCTGGATCCCGGAAGCGAAAACGGCGGTAATTGAAACCGCTGCCGCATCAGG encodes:
- a CDS encoding alpha-amylase family glycosyl hydrolase, which produces MNKQQLLKKAQEKLEFIYGDEYKDSYANELAALVAAWEKKQWEQPRPLSERNVYMITYGDSIYEEEKPTLETLHKFLKNKIGDTVTDVHLLPMFPYTSDDGFSVTDYREINPELGNWGHIESLSEDYRLMFDFVANHISKSSEWFQGYLNDHPKYRHYFIPKDDSFDTSQVVRPRTSPLYHEYAGKNGAKTAWTTFSEDQVDVNVRHFPVLLDLTDILLEYANKGGTSIRLDAIGFLWKRSGTTSIHLPETHAIIELWHLILDYFKEGTQIITETNVPHKENISYFGDGENEAHQVYQFSLPPLVLYTLTTHDSTKLTDWAKTIEKISDEATYFNFLASHDGIGMRPTEGILTEDEKQLLVNKVEENGGRVSYKSNPDGTQSVYELNINYSEALVNKSENETDEDAVRKMLTAHSVLTSFMGVPAIYYHSLLGSKNDYEGLESSGINRRINRQKLEYSRIADELETSEYRRAIFAGMKELVSTRQAEPAFSPYAEQTVLDLGSAVFALERHNRETGDTVFAVANVTNETATVELPASGTNLFTGEKTDREITLAPYSYAWVKK
- a CDS encoding glycoside hydrolase family 38 N-terminal domain-containing protein gives rise to the protein MTRQQTVFVVPHSHWDREWYFTVEDSNVLLIENMDHLLNVLDEDPDYHAYMFDGQASVIDEYIAKRPEEKERVARLVKDKRLFIGPWYTQADTLLVHKESIIRNLLYGSRIAESYGHNMNIGYLPDIFGQNAYLPSFFRGFGLDYSILQRGVYTDQLKGSMNFHWTSPDGLSVKTNNMYYGYGPGKFLSDDASFFHDRLVPILEKLADLNGGTDNILLPSGGDQVLVREHFPETVRKLNEKDPDRRYVLSDYETFMEKTWADGTFDNEIKGELLASQKSRIHNTIRSQRYDIKQLNTLVENKILNVLEPLCVIGESLGLRYPQAWLDEMWKELFDVHAHDSIGGCNSDDTNSDIVHRLEKTGRIADGLINLKKKQISEAVSRGLGKENIATVYNFLPKPSESPVRLAIFTKEETFSLSAADGTALTAEVTKQTYISGGTKIVVTAEGEKQVEEPGYYRSEVLVSGLHVPAMGYTTVIVNESLSAPSSDDNHHGSTIENGTLQLSFKNGSISLLHKDTKAEIENLLSFENCADDGDSYDFSPLEGDSPYMIERASLIGTSGGDLEQSMTIKHEQYVPASLEERKNGMETALLSIHTMFTLRHGESFVRVSHTIDNRICDHRVRAVIATDAEGVSHSFADHAFSLIERPIENPYLDGWKENGFAEAPVPIYPLENTAGVKDAGRTAAVITKGLKEYQVLPESGAIALTLFRSVGLLGKDNLTWRPGRASGINNKVVRTPDAQMQKTMTFDYAIVLEKPDCSPESVFDLKNQYLERYDSYQKQSLNTFEERLERFEIPYPVQTLPSDYSLFALNGDGVQMSMCKRSHDQDGTVIRLFNPSGSEKTATFEGTFSRITFCSLNEKEEKPADPEQIPVPARGYVTLKLQQ